In the genome of Crassostrea angulata isolate pt1a10 chromosome 6, ASM2561291v2, whole genome shotgun sequence, the window AAACTTATGCACTCTACTTTTGCTACGTAcattttaagagaaaaaaatggcAATAGAACGtttacattttcattccatattgTATGAAATGTATATAATACTATTTTGTCAAATGtacctaaaattaaaatgtgcccccttgataaaaagaataaaatacacccggaaaatatatcaaaaatatctCTTACACCTAAAGTCTTGAAAATCTATCCAATGCCACCTGAATTGTAAAGTAAAGTCATTGTCTaacataaataaatgtatttgtcTGTGTTttgtcttttatcttgtttttaatACGATATTTTCTCCTTTGTGTTCAGTTTTATAGCCAAAAATAAAGAGGAGTTAAAACGGAAGAACGTTACCCATGTTGTCAACTGTGCCCAGGGAACAAAGTCTAATCAGATCAATACGGACGAGGGGTATTTCTCGGACACAGATATCAAGTTCCTAGGGCTGGAGGCACTGGACGTAGAACGGTTCCCCATGAACAAGTTCTTCCAGCCCGCGGCGGACTTCATCGTGGAGGCTCTTGCTAACAAAGGTAAAGACACAAATCCTATAAGAGTACACTGTCCTTTTAAGAAATGTTGATACTTTCATGTCAATTCgactttaaaaattttgattttaaataatcaacattTTTGGAAAGGACAGTACTATAGCCACACCTGCCAGTGGAATACATTGAATGAGAACACGGtctaatatttattatttttcccGTTTAGCTTCTGTTCTTTGCCACTGCTATagatgctctctctctctctctctctctctctctgacgttttaaaatcaagtttaaAGTATACAGTCAAACTCTTATTAGAATTATTAATTAGTAGAAGAAGTATGAATATGAAATGTCTGGAAACTGAAGGTAAGCGACTGTTTTTGTATGTCATGCATGTTAggtatgattaaaattattaattattaatattattatataatattattaaacattaatattattattgattatttaattttttaattaaacgaaAAATTTTATTGTCCACACAGGGGTGGTGTACGTGCACTGTATGAGCGGAATGAGTCGTTCCGGCGCCATTGTCCTGTCCTATCTGATGATTAAACGAGGGATGTCCGTAATGGACGCCGTAAAACTAGTCCGCGACAAGAGGGAAATCTTCCCCAACGACGGCTTCCTGAAACAACTCTGTGAACTGGACCAACAGTTACAGCAACAAAGATGAACAAATAGTGTACTGTGGAATCTTTACAAATCGATGGAGGCAAATTTTCGTAGATAACAGTTTTTACAGGTTCGTTGGGACGAGATTTCGTGGATTTATtcttatttataaacaataatgCCATAAATTGTCGATGTTGTAACTTCATGGATGAGAGGTTACCACGAAACCACGAAAAGATAGCATCCGCGAATATTAGTGATTCCAAACTACTGTACATGCACACAAAGCTTCAGATGGAATTTATCCTCCTCGAGATGACAGCTACACGTATTTCCCCAATCACTACACGGAACAAGTGTCACCAACATAGAACCGCTTGGTTACCTCTACCTGGGTTGGTCAGTCTgaagatttcaaatatcaattGCTGGACATAGATGTACATTgttgtatttttcattaaatgaataaaaagaatgTCTGTGTGCGTGTATATTTGGTTATTTAAAAGATCTGAAACTGTGTCCCCGAAATGAAAAAGTACTTtcctaaaacaataaaaatcacattttcctTGTTATTTAGTGTTTGTCTTTGTATTCTGTACTAAACTGGTCACTAGTGCATCGCCAATAACCAAtcaatttttatactttttatttttgcacAAAAAACTTGGAGGTAGAGAAGAAAGGTAAGTAGCGAGAATCGGTTTTAGGCCTAAACAGTCTGAGTAGTCCGCTAACATATTTATAAGTTTACCTAAATCAGCGACTGTATGGGtttatatttgctttttttttctaatttaacGAGTACGATTTCATTGGTTTGTATTGATCAAGTAAGAATTATATGAATGCATCTTAAAAGTGGTACTTTCTCTTCAAAAGGCTTATTCTATACGTGTACCTCTAAGGAGTGAactcttatatacatgtataagaaaaaaTGGTTGCTTGTTTATGGCAGTATTGAGCCATTTGTAAAGGGCCTTTTGCTGTTGCTCTACTTGCTAAACATTAAACAACAACGAAAATGGAAGTATTTGTTTCCTGATTAAAGTCACATTGGTCATGTCAGTTTCTGATAACAGACTGAGTTAAAGGACATCAAAAACGACAGAGTTGATCATTTAGTGGCTATATCGTATTCTCTTTTAAAGTCATGAATTTTTAAAGTCCAACGAAAACTAATTTAAGCAAGAGTTCAGTTATAACTCTGGTCATATAATTAAATTGCAGTGCCAGTAAATGCCGTTTGATTCGAATTCGCTTTAACATTAGAccaaaatttcataattttcaaacacaaattacattttacagaCTGATCAATTCTCTCAAAAAGTAAAGAACGATTTTAGGGGGAAGCAAGTTTAtccattttatatgattttcttttaaaactatAAATACCCCCTCCcctctcaaaaaaaaaattgtattagtTGATAATGGTCAAAATATCACatagttgacaatgatgcaagatATGTGTAAtacttgctgcgctcgccccaaccaTGCCAACGGTAACActgtaaaacataattatttatatgaagattaaaattgattttcggTACTTTTCACTTTTGGTTTTCTTCTGATAAACATCAAGTAGATTAATATCAACATACGGGTAATTCAAAAGGACgttacttaaaaaaattttcgaaacgttttcttttatttttgagtacggtttgttttaaaattccaCACAAAAAACCTTCACCGTTTATTTAGTCGTAAaagttagagttatctttcttgccccaacgtttgtttacatttgttcaGCTCAACAACGATGTAAACAATACCGGATAACGAAGACCATGAAGTTATTGGCTATTTAAAGAATTGACGTGGACAAACGAAATTTCTGATCAAATGTCTGACAGACATCGTCAAAGTTTCTCAAAATGTATGAAGAGGTGAAAGACTACCTGAACACCAAACGCCAGGAAGTGGACAAATCTCGTAAAAAGCCGGTGGGAGCCCAGCCCTCGCCCTGGGCGTTCGTACCGGGGGAGCCCAAGGAGAATTTCAACGAAGTGTACCCAGGGATTCTCCTGGGTAACCAGTAAGTATTAAAGATTTCATGATATACGAGACAACATAGCATATATTGTCGagttttatgtattattttaagTATGAATGACCGTTTTAGCAATAAAGTGATATCACCTATTTGTGTTGATGATTTCACCTATTCGAATAAATGATATCACTTATTCGAATAGATGATATCACTAAATAACAATGTATACGAAATGAAACACTAAAAATGCGCCTCATATTTAAGGGTTCGAATTTTCAGACAGTAACGTTAGATAAttctactttaaaaataaaaatctcgtCTGAGATTGAACTTGACTTGAAATTTGACATTCACCGACATCAGTTTAAATAATAAGCCAACCCAACtctttgtcattttaaaagttCACCCTCTTTAAGTAATATATTGTCAGCTGTAATTA includes:
- the LOC128189311 gene encoding dual specificity protein phosphatase 3-like, translated to MYEDVKNYLTIKRQEIHDSRKKLAGTQPSPWAFIPSEPRENFNEVYPRILLGNYFIAKNKEELKRKNVTHVVNCAQGTKSNQINTDEGYFSDTDIKFLGLEALDVERFPMNKFFQPAADFIVEALANKGVVYVHCMSGMSRSGAIVLSYLMIKRGMSVMDAVKLVRDKREIFPNDGFLKQLCELDQQLQQQR